One segment of Brevinematales bacterium DNA contains the following:
- a CDS encoding NAD-dependent malic enzyme — protein sequence MVRENALKYHQNNGIGNGKIETIPKVSVKTREELSLAYTPGVAVPCLEIAEMEEKVFDYTIKGNTVLVVSDGSAVLGLGNIGCKGSIPVMEGKALLFKIFGGVDAYPIVLDSQDTETIIRTVELISPIAGGINLEDISAPRCFEIETRLSKNLSIPIFHDDQHGTAVVSLGGLMNALKIVGKNIDEVKIVVNGSGAAGIAVTRLMLFAGAKNVILCDTKGAIYEGRTNNMNPMKDEIALATNPDKEKGLLADVVRGADVFLGLSAKGALTYDMVKTMGTKPVIFAMANPDPEILPDEAKAAGAVVIATGRSDFPNQVNNCLGFPAIFRGLLDVRAMSVTQNMKKAAAEAIASRITQNDLDKGKIIPSVYDFEVFAYEAEAVGQQAIADGVARLKPEKDAIFYNMLNILKENRRRFFGETI from the coding sequence ATGGTGAGGGAAAACGCGTTAAAATATCATCAGAATAACGGGATCGGCAACGGAAAAATCGAGACGATCCCCAAGGTATCGGTCAAGACCCGCGAGGAACTTTCGCTCGCGTATACTCCCGGCGTCGCGGTTCCATGTCTGGAAATCGCCGAAATGGAAGAGAAAGTATTCGATTATACGATCAAGGGCAACACGGTACTGGTGGTCAGCGACGGGTCGGCGGTACTCGGCCTCGGGAATATCGGCTGTAAGGGGTCAATCCCCGTGATGGAGGGGAAAGCCCTGCTGTTCAAGATATTCGGCGGGGTGGACGCATACCCGATCGTGCTCGATTCGCAGGATACCGAGACGATTATCCGCACGGTGGAACTGATTTCGCCGATCGCGGGAGGAATCAACCTCGAGGATATTTCCGCGCCGCGTTGTTTCGAGATCGAGACCCGTTTGTCCAAAAATCTCAGTATCCCTATTTTCCACGACGACCAGCACGGGACGGCGGTGGTTTCGCTCGGCGGACTGATGAACGCGTTGAAAATAGTCGGGAAAAATATCGACGAAGTAAAGATAGTCGTTAACGGGAGCGGCGCGGCCGGTATCGCGGTCACCCGCCTGATGCTATTCGCGGGCGCGAAGAACGTTATCCTCTGCGACACGAAGGGCGCAATTTACGAGGGCAGAACGAATAATATGAATCCCATGAAGGATGAGATCGCGTTGGCGACCAATCCCGATAAGGAAAAGGGTCTCTTAGCCGACGTGGTCAGGGGCGCGGATGTATTTCTCGGGCTTTCCGCGAAAGGCGCGCTGACCTACGATATGGTAAAGACGATGGGGACGAAGCCCGTCATTTTCGCGATGGCCAACCCCGACCCGGAAATTTTGCCCGACGAGGCGAAAGCAGCCGGAGCGGTCGTGATCGCGACCGGGCGCAGCGATTTCCCCAATCAGGTGAATAACTGTCTCGGGTTCCCGGCGATATTCCGGGGGCTTCTGGATGTGCGCGCGATGTCGGTCACCCAGAATATGAAGAAAGCCGCCGCCGAGGCGATCGCCTCACGGATAACGCAGAACGACCTCGATAAGGGAAAGATCATCCCGTCGGTATACGATTTCGAGGTGTTCGCGTATGAGGCGGAGGCGGTGGGACAGCAGGCAATCGCGGACGGCGTCGCGAGACTGAAGCCCGAAAAGGACGCAATCTTTTATAATATGCTGAATATCCTCAAAGAGAATAGACGGAGGTTTTTCGGTGAAACAATTTAG
- a CDS encoding purine-nucleoside phosphorylase: MKQFSKEKLLEAKESFLKSAAGWDKPVEWAAVMGSGLSDVFDDFKVIGSFPFSDVARMPHSGVAGHRGEFMIAEYNGKRVLAQLGRSHLYEGWTPFEVAFSVGLFGELGIKNLLLTNAAGGVLDTLEVGDVMVIYDQINLQSGSPLNGAPGSEKFQDMTETYDKTFAGKLSKHFGLTQGVYAALRGPHYETPAEVRYLRTIGADAVGMSTVMEAIMGRFYGMRIAGMSLITNKASGLGGKKLDHSEVIEAGKTGRRKIADGIKFLMGE, translated from the coding sequence GTGAAACAATTTAGCAAAGAAAAACTTCTCGAAGCGAAGGAATCGTTTTTAAAGTCCGCCGCCGGATGGGATAAGCCCGTCGAATGGGCGGCGGTGATGGGGTCGGGGCTTTCCGACGTATTCGACGATTTTAAGGTCATCGGGAGCTTTCCCTTCTCGGATGTCGCGCGTATGCCGCATTCCGGGGTAGCGGGGCATCGCGGGGAATTTATGATCGCAGAGTATAACGGGAAACGTGTCCTCGCGCAGTTGGGGCGTTCGCATCTCTACGAGGGGTGGACGCCGTTCGAGGTTGCGTTCTCGGTGGGGTTGTTCGGCGAGCTCGGCATCAAGAACCTCCTGCTGACCAACGCGGCGGGCGGCGTACTCGACACTCTCGAAGTCGGGGACGTGATGGTTATATACGACCAGATCAACCTCCAGTCGGGGAGCCCGTTGAACGGCGCGCCCGGGTCGGAGAAGTTTCAGGATATGACGGAAACCTACGATAAAACGTTTGCCGGGAAGCTCTCTAAACATTTCGGGCTCACGCAGGGCGTGTACGCGGCGCTTCGCGGGCCGCATTACGAAACCCCCGCGGAAGTGCGGTATCTCAGGACGATCGGCGCGGACGCGGTGGGAATGTCCACTGTGATGGAAGCGATCATGGGGCGGTTCTACGGGATGCGTATCGCGGGAATGTCGCTGATAACCAATAAGGCGTCGGGGCTAGGCGGAAAGAAACTCGATCACTCCGAGGTCATCGAGGCGGGAAAGACCGGGCGGCGGAAAATCGCCGACGGGATAAAGTTCCTGATGGGGGAATAA
- a CDS encoding DUF503 domain-containing protein translates to MIIGLLTIQIDIPHWETVKERRNLIRSIKDKIRKKFNVSVSEIVEEDHFGQKTIIAVSAVSNETDHLNSVLSNVYNLVERFHPDIIHSYSTNFIVHE, encoded by the coding sequence ATGATTATCGGGCTATTGACGATACAAATCGATATTCCGCACTGGGAGACGGTGAAGGAACGGAGAAACCTGATCCGCAGTATCAAGGATAAAATCCGAAAGAAATTCAACGTCAGCGTATCGGAGATTGTCGAGGAAGACCATTTCGGGCAGAAAACGATCATCGCGGTATCGGCGGTTTCCAACGAGACCGACCACCTCAATAGCGTCCTGTCGAATGTTTACAATCTGGTGGAGAGGTTCCACCCGGACATTATTCATTCCTATAGTACGAATTTTATCGTGCATGAATAA